The Arachis hypogaea cultivar Tifrunner chromosome 16, arahy.Tifrunner.gnm2.J5K5, whole genome shotgun sequence genome contains a region encoding:
- the LOC112756701 gene encoding uncharacterized protein, with protein MKNCYKGERWLCVEGVLLKNNFNCAFLLVYGAHNRDEKVVVWEELSYIAGLCQVPCCFMGDFNEIVQVEERKGTGNLTASAEDFKNWIQDMHLVDLPLNDRKYTWFRGSSCSRIDKVMVSLEWIEEFPETRLKGGSRGLSDHCLMIVEDTKMRGGLRPFRSLDSWFTHEDFLRMVKEECRGLGEIEFTEKLKALTAPLERWHKDNFGDMDKKIKRFEEEMKKVDDLVSSGVYDATLEARRKALVTCCERWDGLVDMISEEDSVTLEVLPSVEEIREAVWDCESSKAPGSDGYNMNFIKKCWDEIGAEFTAAVTDFFQTSRLPKDSNVTWVALAPKFVGAKEIKDLRPISMVGCVYKVISKVLVRRMRSVMPGLVGETQSAFVKDRKIHDGALIACETVHWLKERKKEAAIIKLDFQKVYDRVKWNFVDIVLQKMGFGRKWREWVMECVGTTSISVLVNGSPTKPFKIERGLRQGDPLSPFLFVLVVDVLHRMIGEAVRN; from the exons ATGAAAAACTGCTACAAAGGAGAGAGATGGCTGTGTGTTGAAGGGGTCTTATTAAAGAATAATTTCAATTGCGCATTCCTCTTGGTTTACGGCGCTCATAATAGAGATGAAAAAGTTGTTGTGTGGGAGGAGCTGAGCTATATTGCTGGGTTATGCCAGGTCCCTTGCTGCTTCATGGGGGACTTTAATGAGATTGTACAGGTGGAAGAAAGAAAAGGCACTGGTAACTTAACAGCATCGGCTGAGGATTTCAAGAACTGGATACAAGATATGCACTTAGTGGACTTGCCGCTCAATGACCGAAAGTATACATGGTTCAGAGGGTCTTCATGTAGTCGGATTGACAAAGTAATGGTTAGTCTGGAATGGATTGAGGAGTTTCCAGAGACTCGCTTAAAGGGAGGCTCAAGGGGTTTGTCAGATCATTGTCTGATGATAGTGGAAGACACAAAGATGCGTGGTGGTCTAAGACCGTTCAGAAGTCTAGACtcatggtttacacatgaagaTTTTCTAAGAATGGTCAAGGAGGAATGTAGGGGGTTGGGGGAGATAGAGTTCACAGAAAAATTGAAAGCCTTGACAGCTCCTCTGGAAAGATGGCACAAAGACAATTTTGGGGATATGGATAAGAAAATTAAGAggtttgaggaagagatgaagaagGTAGATGACTTGGTAAGTAGTGGGGTATATGATGCAACACTAGAAGCAAGAAGGAAGGCGTTGGTGACTTGCTGCGAGAGATG GGATGGTTTGGTGGATATGATATCTGAAGAGGATTCGGTGACTTTAGAAGTTTTGCCGTCAGTTGAAGAGATTAGAGAGGCAGTGTGGGACTGTGAATCATCTAAAGCACCAGGAAGTGACGGATACAACATGAACTTCATCAAGAAGTGTTGGGATGAGATTGGGGCTGAGTTTACAGCAGCTGTGACTGACTTTTTTCAGACATCCAGACTACCTAAAGACTCTAATGTCACATGGGTGGCGCTGGCACCCAAGTTCGTTGGGGCTAAGGAAATCAAAGACCTTCGCCCGATCAGTATGGTTGGATGTGTATACAAGGTGATTTCAAAGGTGTTAGTTAGGAGGATGAGATCAGTGATGCCAGGACTGGTTGGAGAGACTCAGAGTGCGTTTGTCAAGGATCGTAAAATACATGATGGGGCACTTATTGCGTGTGAAACTGTGCATTGGcttaaagaaaggaaaaaggaagCGGCAATAATCAAACTGGATTTTCAGAAGGTATATGATAGAGTCAAGTGGAACTTTGTGGATATTGTCTTACAGAAGATGGGGTTTGGGCGTAAATGGCGGGAGTGGGTGATGGAGTGTGTCGGCACAACTTCTATATCGGTTTTGGTAAACGGTTCACCCACAAAACCATTCAAGATAGAAAGAGGTTTGAGACAAGGTGATCCACTTTCTCCCTTCTTATTTGTTCTTGTCGTTGATGTCCTACATAGAATGATAGGTGAGGCTGTTAGAAACTGA
- the LOC112757053 gene encoding squamosa promoter-binding-like protein 1 translates to MEARFGTEALQFYAMGGSSVGKRSMEWDLNDWKWDGDLFIARPLNPGPEHRQFFPAGTRIPVAGGPSNSNSSSSCSDEVDLGIRGGNKEGDKKRRVVVLEDDALNEESGTLSLKLGGGVGGHGGAQIGSWEGVNGKKSRVAGGNSNRAVCQVEDCGADLSSAKDYHRRHKVCEMHSKATKALVGNAMQRFCQQCSRFHMLQEFDEGKRSCRRRLAGHNKRRRKTNNDAVPNATSLNDDQTSSYLLISLLKILSNMHSDRSDQTTDQDLLTHLLRSLASQNGDQGGKNLSNLLAQPENLLKEGSSSGKSEMVSTLFSNGSQGSPSVIQQHQAISVAELQHQVMHAHDIMPTDQQIMSSTKPSASNSPPTYSEARDSTAGQTKINNFDLNDIYIDSDDGVEDIEKLPVSANLGTSSLEYPWTQHDSHQSSPPQTSGNSDSASAQSPSSSSGEAQSRTDRIVFKLFGKEPNDFPLVLRAQILDWLSHSPTDMESYIRPGCIVLTIYLRQSEAMWEELCYDLTSSLSRLLDVSDVDFWRTGWVHIRVQHQLAFVFNGQVVIDTSLPFKSNNYGKILSVSPIAVPASKTAHFSVKGINLNRPATRLLCALEGNYLSCEDAHESMDQGSKELEELQCIQFSCSVPVINGRGFIEIEDQGLSSSYFPFIVAEEDVCSEICVLEPLIEVSDIDPDNEGTGKIKAKNQAMDFIHEMGWLLHRSQLRSRMVHLNSSVELFPLKRFKWLMEFSVDRDWCAVVKKLLNLLLSGTVGTGDHQSLHLALSEMGLLHKAVRRNSRQLVELLLRYVPENISDKLGHEDMALVGGENQSFLFRPDAAGPAGLTPLHIAAGKDGSEEVLDALTNDPCMVGIEAWKSARDSTGSTPEDYARLRGHYAYIHLVQKKINKRQGGAHVVVDIPSNLTGFNTNQKQNETTSFDIVGKAEGRSAQKQCKLCDNKLSCRAVVGKSLAYRPAMLSMVAIAAVCVCVALLFKSSPEVLYVFRPFRWESLEYGTS, encoded by the exons ATGGAAGCTAGATTTGGTACTGAAGCTCTTCAATTCTATGCTATGGGTGGGTCCTCAGTGGGGAAGAGGTCCATGGAGTGGGATTTGAATGATTGGAAATGGGATGGTGATCTATTCATAGCTAGGCCTTTGAATCCTGGGCCTGAACACAGGCAATTCTTCCCTGCTGGTACCAGGATCCCTGTGGCCGGGGGTCCTTCCAACTCTAATAGCTCATCCTCGTGTTCTGATGAGGTAGATCTCGGGATTCGTGGAGGGAACAAGGAAGGGGATAAGAAGAGGAGGGTTGTTGTCCTGGAGGATGATGCTTTGAATGAGGAATCTGGTACTCTTAGCTTAAAGCTCGGTGGTGGTGTTGGCGGGCATGGTGGTGCCCAAATTGGTAGCTGGGAAGGAGTGAACGGGAAGAAGAGCAGAGTAGCTGGAGGCAATTCGAATCGGGCTGTTTGCCAAGTGGAGGATTGTGGTGCAGATCTCAGCAGTGCTAAAGATTATCACAGGCGCCATAAAGTTTGTGAGATGCACTCCAAGGCCACTAAGGCACTTGTGGGAAATGCAATGCAACGATTCTGCCAACAATGTAGTAG GTTTCACATGCTCCAAGAGTTTGATGAAGGAAAGAGAAGCTGTCGAAGACGTTTGGCAGGCCACAATAAGCGGAGGAGGAAAACAAACAACGATGCTGTTCCTAATGCAACTTCACTAAATGATGATCAGACAAGTAGTTACCTGCTGATAAGTTTATTGAAGATACTTTCAAACATGCATT CTGACAGGTCAGATCAGACCACCGATCAGGATCTGCTGACTCACTTGCTTAGGAGTCTTGCTAGTCAAAATGGTGATCAAGGGGGTAAGAACTTGTCAAACCTTTTGGCTCAACCAGAGAATTTGTTGAAAGAAGGGAGCTCATCTGGGAAGTCTGAGATGGTTTCTACTTTATTCTCAAATGGATCTCAAGGCTCTCCATCTGTAATACAACAGCATCAAGCAATTTCTGTAGCTGAGCTCCAACATCAGGTGATGCATGCACATGATATTATGCCTACTGATCAACAAATCATGTCTTCTACAAAGCCCAGCGCTTCAAATAGTCCTCCAACTTACTCAGAAGCCCGAGACAGTACTGCTGGACAGACAAAGATAAACAATTTTGATTTGAATGACATATATATCGACTCAGATGATGGCGTAGAAGATATTGAAAAGCTGCCTGTCTCTGCAAATCTCGGTACTAGCTCTCTTGAATACCCATGGACACAACATGACTCTCATCAGTCAAGTCCACCTCAAACAAGTGGCAACTCAGATTCTGCATCTGCTCAGTCCCCTAGTAGTTCTAGTGGAGAAGCTCAG AGTCGCACAGATCGAATTGTTTTTAAACTCTTTGGCAAAGAACCAAATGATTTCCCTCTTGTACTTAGAGCACAG ATTCTTGACTGGTTATCCCACAGTCCAACTGACATGGAAAGCTACATCCGGCCTGGTTGTATTGTTCTGACCATTTATCTGCGCCAGTCTGAAGCTATGTGGGAGGAA CTTTGCTATGATTTGACTTCCAGCTTGAGTAGGCTTCTGGATGTCTCAGATGTTGATTTTTGGAGGACTGGATGGGTTCATATCCGGGTGCAGCATCAGCTAGCATTTGTTTTCAATG GTCAGGTTGTCATAGATACATCCTTACCTTTCAAAAGCAACAATTACGGCAAGATTCTTAGTGTTAGTCCAATTGCTGTACCAGCATCAAAAACAGCTCATTTTTCTGTCAAGGGTATCAACCTGAATCGCCCGGCCACAAG GTTATTGTGTGCTTTAGAAGGGAATTATCTATCTTGTGAAGATGCTCATGAGTCGATGGATCAAGGCTCCAAGGAGCTTGAAGAGCTTCAATGTATCCAATTTTCATGTTCTGTCCCCGTGATAAATGGAAGAGGATTTATTGAG ATTGAGGATCAGGGTCTGAGCAGCAGCTATTTTCCTTTCATTGTTGCTGAGGAGGACGTTTGCTCTGAAATCTGTGTGCTTGAGCCCTTAATAGAAGTAAGTGATATTGATCCCGATAATGAAGGGACTGGAAAAATTAAAGCCAAAAACCAAGCCATGGatttcattcatgaaatgggtTGGCTTCTTCACAGAAGCCAATTGAGATCACGGATGGTTCACTTGAACTCTAGTGTAGAACTCTTTCCACTAAAACGATTCAAGTGGCTCATGGAGTTCTCTGTGGACCGTGATTGGTGTGCTGTAGTGAAAAAACTACTGAACCTACTGCTTAGTGGAACAGTGGGCACAGGAGATCACCAATCACTTCATCTCGCACTTTCAGAGATGGGTCTCCTTCATAAAGCTGTAAGGAGAAATAGCAGGCAATTGGTGGAGCTACTTTTGAGATATGTTCCCGAGAATATTTCTGACAAACTAGGGCATGAAGACATGGCTCTGGTTGGCGGAGAGAATCAGAGTTTCTTGTTTAGACCCGATGCTGCGGGTCCTGCTGGTTTGACACCACTCCATATAGCAGCTGGGAAAGATGGTTCAGAGGAAGTACTGGATGCATTAACCAACGATCCTTGCATG gtGGGAATTGAAGCATGGAAGAGCGCTCGTGATAGCACAGGCTCGACCCCCGAGGATTATGCACGTTTACGAGGCCATTATGCTTACATTCACCTGGTGCAGAAGAAAATCAACAAGAGGCAAGGAGGGGCTCATGTTGTGGTTGACATTCCAAGCAATCTGACTGGGTTCAATACAAACCAGAAGCAAAATGAGACGACCAGCTTCGACATTGTTGGAAAGGCTGAAGGAAGAAGTGCCCAAAAGCAGTGCAAACTATGTGATAATAAGTTGTCTTGTAGAGCTGTAGTAGGCAAGTCTCTGGCATACAGACCTGCTATGCTGTCGATGGTGGCTATAGCAGCAGTGTGTGTCTGTGTCGCGCTTCTGTTTAAGAGCTCGCCGGAAGTTCTGTACGTGTTCCGCCCATTCAGGTGGGAATCGTTGGAGTACGGAACAAGCTGA
- the LOC112756986 gene encoding S-adenosylmethionine synthase 1: MATETFLFTSESVNEGHPDKLCDQVSDAVLDACLQQDPDSKVACETCTKTNMVMVFGEITTKANVDYEKIVRDTCRNIGFVSDDVGLDADKCKVLVNIEQQSPDIAQGVHGHFTKRPEEVGAGDQGHMFGYATDETPELMPLSHVLATKLGARLTEVRKNGTCAWLRPDGKTQVTVEYYNDNGAMVPVRVHTVLISTQHDETVTNDQIAADLKEHVIKPVIPEKYLDDRTIFHLNPSGRFVIGGPHGDAGLTGRKIIIDTYGGWGAHGGGAFSGKDPTKVDRSGAYIVRQAAKSIVASGLARRCLVQVSYAIGVPEPLSVFVESYGTGKIPDKEILQIVKENFDFRPGMITINLDLKRGGNRFLKTAAYGHFGRDDADFTWEIVKPLKWDKPQA, translated from the coding sequence ATGGCCACCGAGACCTTCCTTTTCACTTCCGAATCTGTCAACGAGGGTCACCCTGACAAGCTCTGCGACCAGGTCTCTGATGCAGTTCTCGATGCCTGCCTCCAGCAGGATCCCGATAGTAAGGTTGCCTGTGAGACCTGCACCAAGACTAACATGGTCATGGTGTTTGGAGAAATAACAACCAAGGCCAATGTAGACTATGAGAAGATTGTCCGTGACACTTGCCGCAACATTGGATTTGTCTCTGATGATGTCGGTCTTGATGCTGACAAATGCAAGGTCTTGGTCAACATTGAGCAGCAGAGCCCCGATATTGCACAGGGTGTCCATGGCCACTTTACCAAGCGCCCAGAGGAGGTTGGTGCTGGTGACCAGGGTCACATGTTTGGTTATGCCACTGATGAAACCCCGGAACTCATGCCTCTCAGCCATGTCCTTGCAACAAAACTTGGCGCCCGCCTCACCGAGGTTAGGAAGAATGGTACATGTGCTTGGCTGAGACCAGATGGTAAGACTCAAGTAACTGTTGAGTACTACAATGACAATGGTGCCATGGTCCCAGTTCGCGTCCACACTGTCCTTATTTCCACCCAGCATGATGAGACTGTTACCAATGACCAAATTGCTGCTGATCTTAAGGAGCATGTTATCAAGCCTGTCATTCCTGAGAAGTACCTTGATGACAGGACCATCTTCCACCTTAACCCTTCTGGCCGCTTTGTCATTGGTGGCCCTCATGGTGATGCCGGTCTCACTGGAAGAAAGATCATCATTGATACTTATGGTGGCTGGGGTGCTCATGGTGGTGGTGCTTTctctggaaaggaccctaccaagGTCGACAGAAGCGGTGCCTATATCGTAAGGCAGGCAGCAAAGAGTATTGTGGCTAGCGGTCTTGCCCGCAGGTGTCTTGTTCAGGTTTCCTATGCCATTGGTGTCCCTGAGCCCTTGTCAGTCTTTGTTGAGTCTTATGGAACTGGGAAGATCCCTGACAAGGAGATCCTTCAAATTGTGAAGGAGAACTTCGACTTCAGGCCCGGAATGATCACCATTAACTTGGACCTCAAGAGGGGTGGCAACAGGTTCTTGAAGACAGCTGCTTATGGACACTTCGGAAGGGATGACGCCGATTTCACCTGGGAAATTGTGAAGCCACTCAAGTGGGACAAGCCTCAAGCATGA